The DNA segment TCCTGACGATTCTGCGCGCCAAGAATCCAGGCGGCGATCCGACGTGGCCGATCATCCTGGCGTATTCGGTGGCGGGCTGGGCCGGGTACGCCCGCGTGATCCGGGGCGATGTCCTCAAGACCCGTCAACTGGAATACGTGGACGCCGCGCGTGGCCTGGGCGCACGCGACATGCGCATGATCCTCAAGCACATCATTCCCAACAGCGTGACCACTGTGTTCACCATCTCGGTGCTGGATCTGGCCACCGTGCCGCTGGGCATCGCCGCCCTGAGTTTCCTGGGCCTGGGCTTCGAGCCGGGGTATTCCGAGTGGGGCCAACTGGTGGACTTCGCCCGCGCGTGGCTGAAGCCCGAGTACTGGTACGTGCTGGTCTTCCCCGCCGCCTTCATCATCCTGTTCAGTCTGGCCTTCAACTTATTCGGCGACGGCCTGCGCGACGCGCTGGACCCCAAGACAAGGTAGGTCCGGCCATTGGAGCGCGGCACGTGGGAGTCATCCCCACCGCCGCGCTCTTTTGATCTGGCTTTTGTAATCTGACGGTGGCGTCTTGCAGAGTTCAGGGCCGAAGTAGAATACCCCCATGACCAGTTCGGCCCTCCAGAAAATGAGCGAGACGGAATACCTCCGCACGGAGGAACTCAGTCCGTTCAAGCGGGAGTATGTGGACGGATTCGTGTACGCCCTGCATGGCGAGGACACCCCAAACGCTCAGGCTGGAGCGCTGAGCAAACACGGCCTGATCGGCACAAACCTAGTTGCCGCCCTGCACCGTCCAGCATTGCGCCAGAGGTGCAAGGTATACGCCAGCGACATGCAGGTGAGAATCCAGGCCAGGGGAGCGCGCTATCACTATCCCGATGTGGTGCTGACCTGCGAGGACATGGATGATGATGCCCGCTCCGCCAGCAGCCCTTGTTTTATCGTCGAGGTGCTGAGCCAGGGGACGCAGGTGATAGACCGGGGCCAGAAGTTATCGGACTACACCGCGCTGCCCAGCCTTCAGGGCTATCTGATGGTGGACACGGCCACCCGCGCCGCCCGCCTGTATACCCGCCAGGGCGAGGGCTGGGGCGAACAGTACGTCGAGGACACTGAAACGCTCCGGCTTCCATGCGTGGACGTGGAATTGACGCTGGACGAGCTGTACGAGGGGACGAGGCTCTAGCCCACCACCCCCAACCCGCCTCC comes from the Deinococcus sp. AJ005 genome and includes:
- a CDS encoding Uma2 family endonuclease is translated as MTSSALQKMSETEYLRTEELSPFKREYVDGFVYALHGEDTPNAQAGALSKHGLIGTNLVAALHRPALRQRCKVYASDMQVRIQARGARYHYPDVVLTCEDMDDDARSASSPCFIVEVLSQGTQVIDRGQKLSDYTALPSLQGYLMVDTATRAARLYTRQGEGWGEQYVEDTETLRLPCVDVELTLDELYEGTRL